One Archangium violaceum genomic window, GGCAGCCTTTCTTCCTCCGGTGCGCATGCGAGGTACGCTGAGGCACGTCCCTCTCCTCATGTCCTGGCTCGCGCTCGTCCTCCTGCCCGTGGTCCTGCTGCTGCTCCGGCAGCCGGCCATCTCCGTACTCTTCGCGCTGGCGGAGGAGTGCAGCTTTCACTGGGGCGCCTACCGCGGCACGTTCCGCCTCACCCGCGCCATCGAGCTGCTGGGCCCCGACGAGCTGATGAGGCGGTCGCTGCATCAGCTCCGGGTGCATGCCCATGAGGCGCTCGGGAACACCGCACGAGCCGTCGAGGGGGCAAGGCGCCTCGCGGACGAGGCCCGGGCCGCGGGGGATTGGGGGCTCGCCAACACGGCCGTCAACACCTTCATTAACGCGGGGCTCTACCAGGAGGCGCTTGGCGTCGAGCGGGGCTGGAAGAGCCCGGACTCGCGTGCCTCGGAGGAGCTGGGGCCCGACGAGCAGCGGGGCCTGGTTCAGCTCAATCTCTCCGAGGCGCTCTACAACCTCGGGGACTGGGAGGCCGCCAGCGCGCGTCTGCGGGCAGTCGAGGAGGAGGCGGCGGACGAGCCGATCCTCCGGCATGCGCTCCTCCTGCAACGGGGGTGGATCCTGGCGCATACCGGGCACGGCGCCGAGGCGCTCGCGACGCTCGAGCCGTTGAATCGTGGGGAACTGCCCCGCGTGTACTGGAGCGAGGTGGCCTTCACCCGCGCCGCGGTGCTGCTCGTGCTCCAGCGGTACGACGAGGCGGAGAGGGAAGCGCGCGAGGGGTTGGCACTCGCGCGCCGCGCCGCGAGCACGCGCAATGGGTTGTTCATGCTCGGGCGGATCGCCCTGGCACGGGGGCGGTTGGCGGAGGCCTCGCGTCACTTCGAGGCCGGGGCGGCGCACCCGTACAAGGGGCAGGGGGGCGGCGCGCTGCTCGCGTGGGGCGATTGTCTGGAGACGCTCGGCCAGGGAGCCCGGGCCCGGGAGGTGTGGCGGCTCGTGCTCGAGCGAGATCCGCAGAGTGCCGCGGCGCGCGAGGCGGCCTCGCGGCTCGGGGCTCAGGGGGCCGCGGAGGGCGAGGCCAGCCGCTGATAGCGGAACGAGAGCCGCGCCGGTGTGCCCGCGCTGTCGTAGTACGAGAGCATCCGCAGCTTGTAGTACTGCCCGCTGCTACTGCGCACCACGTACAGCAGCCCGTCACGGGTGACGAGCTTGTGCTGGACGAGATCGTAGGCGTACCAGCCGCCCTCCACGTCGCTGAACACCGGCTGCGAGGCGTCCTGCTGATAGCCCTCGGCCGGCGCCGACGTGAGCGCGTCCCAACTCGTGTCCTCGAGCACCGCCACCGAGACCTCGCCCGTCGGGTTGCCGCCTCCTCCGTTCATCGTGATGACGTAGCGCTGGAAGGACAGGTCCCACTCGTTGGTGTCGAAGGCCTCGTCGGTCTTCATCTCCCGGCCCTCGTCGATGTCGAAGAAGACTGTGGCGGACTTGTTCGTCGCGTCGATGATGGCGACGTTGCTCCCATCCTCCTGCGCCGTCACCTCGACGAGCTTGTCGCCGCTGGCCTGGCCGTCGAACGGGTAGTCCTCGCGCAGGTCGGTCGCGCAGCCCGCCACCGAGAGGCCGAGGAGCAGCATCGTCCCGTGAATCCGCATCCGCATGTCGACCCTCACCCCAGCCCTCTCCCAGAGGGAGAGGGAGCTTTGCTCAGTATTCCCACTGGACTCCGCCCAGCACGCCTCGCGGAGTCCGCGGGTTGAACCGCTGGTCGCCCGCGTTGAGCAGGTTGTAGCCGTTGACGAAGACCTCGAACCCACCCTTCAGCTTGTAGGTGACCTGGGCCTCGAGATCGAAATACGACGGCGCCCACACCTCCTCCTCCTCGCCCAGGCCGATCACGTTCGCCATGCCGCCATCCGTGCCCAGGTAGTAGGGCCGGCCACCCACCCACGAGCCACGGACGGTGGCCTCGAGGTTCAGCGGGCGGACCCTCGTGGAGAGTTGCGCGTTGACCCGGTGCCGGGCTCGGCCCTCCAGTGGGCGGTCACGCGTGACATCCTTCGCGTCGAGCCGTGTATAGGACAGGTCCAGGTACGTGGCGCGCACGGGCAGGCGGAAGTGTCCGTT contains:
- a CDS encoding HmuY family protein; translation: MRVDMRMRIHGTMLLLGLSVAGCATDLREDYPFDGQASGDKLVEVTAQEDGSNVAIIDATNKSATVFFDIDEGREMKTDEAFDTNEWDLSFQRYVITMNGGGGNPTGEVSVAVLEDTSWDALTSAPAEGYQQDASQPVFSDVEGGWYAYDLVQHKLVTRDGLLYVVRSSSGQYYKLRMLSYYDSAGTPARLSFRYQRLASPSAAP
- a CDS encoding tetratricopeptide repeat protein, whose amino-acid sequence is MSWLALVLLPVVLLLLRQPAISVLFALAEECSFHWGAYRGTFRLTRAIELLGPDELMRRSLHQLRVHAHEALGNTARAVEGARRLADEARAAGDWGLANTAVNTFINAGLYQEALGVERGWKSPDSRASEELGPDEQRGLVQLNLSEALYNLGDWEAASARLRAVEEEAADEPILRHALLLQRGWILAHTGHGAEALATLEPLNRGELPRVYWSEVAFTRAAVLLVLQRYDEAEREAREGLALARRAASTRNGLFMLGRIALARGRLAEASRHFEAGAAHPYKGQGGGALLAWGDCLETLGQGARAREVWRLVLERDPQSAAAREAASRLGAQGAAEGEASR